A single genomic interval of Terriglobus albidus harbors:
- the bshA gene encoding N-acetyl-alpha-D-glucosaminyl L-malate synthase BshA, whose amino-acid sequence MKIGITCYPTYGGSGVVATELGIELAARGHEIHFITYAEPFRLTDRETNIRYHEVPVTNYPLFQFPPYDLALATRMAEVAEFYQLDLLHVHYAIPHSVCALLARQMLAARGIRLPFITTLHGTDITLVGQDHSFLPITKFGIEQSDGITSISQYLKEETERAFSITRDIEVIRNFVNCDVYMRRPDVYERDRQKYAAPDEALFVHLSNFRPVKRATDVVHTFAKITRQLPARLMLIGDGPDTSEAERLAVSYGIKNRIHFLGKQNSVEDLLSLADLMLMPSEMESFGLAALEAMACSVPAIATRVGGVPELIDDGVTGMLFPVGDTDGMAAAAINLLTHKDQLTEMSHAARQTAQKLFCSSNVIPLYERFYESVLAQPPM is encoded by the coding sequence ATGAAGATCGGCATTACCTGTTATCCCACCTACGGCGGCAGCGGCGTCGTCGCGACGGAGCTTGGCATTGAACTCGCCGCCCGTGGACACGAGATTCATTTCATCACCTACGCGGAGCCCTTCCGCCTGACCGACCGTGAGACCAATATCCGTTATCACGAGGTTCCAGTCACCAACTATCCGCTCTTTCAGTTCCCTCCGTATGATCTGGCGCTGGCAACGCGTATGGCGGAGGTAGCGGAGTTCTACCAGCTCGATCTGTTGCATGTGCACTATGCCATTCCGCATTCGGTCTGTGCGCTGCTGGCGCGGCAGATGCTGGCTGCGCGCGGAATCAGGTTGCCGTTCATCACGACGCTGCACGGTACCGATATCACGCTCGTTGGACAGGATCACTCCTTTCTGCCAATCACCAAGTTCGGCATCGAGCAATCTGACGGCATTACGTCGATCTCGCAGTATCTGAAAGAAGAGACGGAACGCGCCTTCTCGATCACGCGCGATATCGAAGTGATCCGCAACTTCGTCAACTGCGATGTCTATATGCGCCGTCCCGACGTCTACGAACGTGACCGGCAGAAATATGCTGCTCCGGACGAAGCTCTGTTCGTCCATCTCTCAAACTTCCGTCCGGTGAAGCGGGCTACCGACGTCGTCCACACCTTCGCCAAGATCACAAGGCAGCTACCGGCTCGCCTGATGCTGATCGGCGATGGGCCCGACACCAGTGAGGCCGAGCGGCTTGCTGTCAGCTACGGTATCAAGAACCGCATCCACTTCCTCGGCAAGCAGAACAGCGTGGAAGATCTGCTGTCCCTGGCTGACCTGATGCTGATGCCCTCCGAGATGGAGTCCTTCGGCCTGGCTGCCCTGGAAGCGATGGCCTGTAGCGTCCCGGCGATCGCGACTCGCGTCGGCGGCGTGCCGGAACTGATCGACGACGGCGTCACCGGCATGCTCTTCCCGGTAGGAGACACGGACGGCATGGCTGCCGCCGCAATCAATCTATTAACTCATAAGGACCAGCTGACGGAGATGTCCCACGCGGCCAGGCAAACCGCCCAGAAGCTGTTCTGCAGCTCCAACGTCATTCCTCTTTATGAACGCTTCTATGAGAGCGTTCTGGCACAGCCGCCGATGTAA
- a CDS encoding ChbG/HpnK family deacetylase, producing MPQLIINADDFGQAPGICRAVAELHDAGALTSATLMAGGVAFDEAVSIAKQRPNLGVGCHIVLLDGQPMLPPGEVASLLGPDGRSFRPTLGSFVWALAAGKAREEEIEREATAQIRRLQDAGITVTHVDTHKHTHMFPSVLRPVLAAAKVCGVYRVRNSFEQPWSLQASQADALRALEVRGLRARFLSRFRRQTQQNHIFAPDGCIGVAATGRVNALMIEAWMKAMPPGVWEIACHPGYRDSILASQRTRLQASREEELHGLMAILPRIQTLRPDIELTHFGKIAVQ from the coding sequence ATGCCGCAACTGATCATCAACGCCGACGACTTCGGTCAGGCGCCTGGAATCTGCCGTGCCGTCGCCGAGCTGCATGACGCCGGCGCATTGACCTCCGCAACCCTTATGGCCGGCGGTGTGGCTTTCGATGAGGCTGTCTCCATCGCAAAGCAACGCCCGAACCTTGGCGTGGGGTGCCACATTGTTCTTCTAGACGGTCAGCCGATGTTGCCGCCGGGTGAGGTTGCTTCCTTGCTTGGTCCCGATGGCCGCAGCTTTCGTCCGACCCTCGGCAGCTTTGTGTGGGCCCTGGCTGCGGGCAAGGCGCGGGAGGAAGAGATCGAGCGCGAGGCGACCGCCCAGATCCGCAGACTGCAGGACGCCGGCATCACCGTCACCCACGTCGACACGCACAAACACACGCACATGTTTCCCTCTGTCCTGCGTCCGGTACTGGCGGCGGCGAAGGTGTGCGGCGTCTATAGAGTCCGAAACTCTTTCGAACAGCCGTGGAGCCTGCAAGCCTCACAAGCCGATGCCTTACGGGCGCTTGAAGTGCGCGGCCTGCGCGCACGCTTCCTCTCCCGCTTTCGCAGGCAAACCCAACAGAACCATATCTTCGCTCCTGATGGCTGCATTGGCGTCGCGGCTACGGGCAGGGTGAATGCTCTCATGATCGAAGCCTGGATGAAGGCTATGCCGCCGGGTGTCTGGGAGATCGCCTGTCACCCCGGCTATCGTGACAGCATTCTTGCTTCGCAGCGCACGCGCTTGCAGGCATCGCGCGAGGAAGAGTTGCATGGTCTTATGGCCATACTTCCCCGCATCCAAACCCTTCGCCCGGACATCGAACTCACACACTTCGGCAAGATCGCCGTCCAGTAA